The Victivallis sp. Marseille-Q1083 genome has a window encoding:
- the purB gene encoding adenylosuccinate lyase — translation MDYQVYQNPLTDRYASKEMSYNFSPQKKHSTWRRLWLTLAEAEKELGLDITDEQLQQMAAHLDDIDFDAVAAREKELRHDVMSHIHVFGAQCPAAMPIIHLGATSCYVTDNTELIQMRDGLKILRGKLLKLMALLADFALANRAVPTLGFTHYQPAQLTTVGKRFSLYLQDFLLDLEELEFELNKLPFRSVKGTTGTQASFLALFNGDHGKVKTLEKRVAARMGFDRVIDVSGQTYTRKIDYFVMAVLSGIAQSAYKMAGDIRLLANLREMEEPFGKSQIGSSAMAYKRNPMRSERVCSLARYVMTLPLNAAHTEATQWFERTLDDSANRRLVLAEGFLSVDVILSLLLNIVDGIQVWPNVIARRVAAELPFMATENILMAAVKAGGDRQLLHEAIRVHSMDAARRIKEEGGDNDLLDRIKADPAFAAIRDRIDQLVDPRSFVGRAPEQVEEFVDQRVRPLLARHAAELSAGGEAINV, via the coding sequence ATGGATTATCAGGTTTATCAAAATCCGCTGACCGACCGTTACGCCAGCAAGGAGATGAGTTACAATTTTTCGCCGCAGAAGAAGCATTCCACCTGGCGCCGGCTGTGGCTGACGCTGGCCGAGGCGGAAAAAGAACTGGGGCTGGACATCACCGACGAACAGCTTCAACAGATGGCCGCCCATCTGGACGACATCGATTTCGATGCGGTGGCGGCCCGGGAGAAAGAGCTGCGCCACGATGTGATGAGCCATATTCACGTTTTCGGCGCCCAGTGTCCGGCGGCGATGCCGATCATTCACCTCGGCGCTACCAGTTGCTATGTGACCGACAATACCGAATTGATCCAGATGCGCGACGGCTTGAAGATCCTGCGCGGCAAGCTGCTGAAGCTGATGGCGCTGCTGGCGGATTTCGCCCTGGCCAACCGGGCGGTGCCGACGCTGGGCTTCACCCATTACCAGCCGGCGCAGTTGACGACGGTCGGCAAGCGTTTTTCGCTTTATCTGCAGGATTTCCTGCTTGATCTCGAAGAGCTGGAATTTGAATTGAACAAGCTGCCGTTCCGCAGCGTCAAGGGGACGACCGGCACGCAGGCCAGTTTCCTGGCGCTGTTCAACGGCGATCACGGGAAAGTCAAGACGCTGGAAAAGCGGGTGGCGGCCAGGATGGGCTTCGACCGGGTGATCGACGTCTCCGGTCAGACCTATACCCGCAAAATCGATTATTTCGTCATGGCGGTGCTTTCCGGCATCGCTCAGTCCGCCTACAAGATGGCCGGCGATATCCGGCTGCTGGCCAATTTGCGGGAGATGGAGGAGCCGTTCGGCAAAAGCCAGATCGGTTCCAGCGCGATGGCCTACAAGCGCAATCCGATGCGCAGTGAACGGGTCTGCTCGCTGGCCCGCTATGTGATGACGCTGCCGTTGAATGCGGCGCACACCGAGGCGACGCAGTGGTTCGAGCGGACGCTGGACGATTCGGCCAACCGCCGGCTGGTGCTGGCGGAAGGATTTCTCAGCGTCGATGTCATCCTCTCTTTGCTGCTCAATATCGTCGACGGCATTCAGGTGTGGCCGAACGTCATCGCCCGCCGGGTGGCGGCCGAGCTGCCGTTCATGGCGACCGAAAATATTCTGATGGCGGCGGTGAAGGCCGGCGGTGACCGGCAGCTTCTGCACGAGGCCATCCGGGTGCATTCGATGGACGCGGCCCGCCGGATCAAGGAGGAAGGCGGCGACAACGATCTGCTCGACCGCATCAAGGCCGATCCGGCGTTTGCCGCCATTCGCGACCGGATCGATCAACTGGTCGATCCGCGTTCGTTCGTCGGCCGTGCCCCGGAGCAGGTGGAGGAGTTCGTCGATCAGCGCGTCCGGCCGCTGTTGGCGCGGCATGCCGCCGAATTGTCCGCCGGTGGTGAAGCGATCAATGTCTAA
- a CDS encoding VOC family protein translates to MSNEQFEIVIPVRNLDSCRAFYRGLLGLGNPVFDSNFQVEFQLDNRATLILQKITDGQDGQAKVPEWQFRVEKPEELSKLLHSYGFRIEALNRRNTFRCLDPENNPFIILNQTDA, encoded by the coding sequence ATGAGTAACGAACAGTTTGAAATCGTCATTCCGGTCCGCAATCTGGACAGTTGCCGCGCTTTCTACCGGGGGCTGCTCGGGCTCGGCAATCCGGTATTCGACAGCAATTTTCAAGTGGAATTCCAGCTCGACAACCGGGCGACGCTGATTCTGCAGAAAATCACCGACGGCCAGGACGGCCAGGCCAAAGTGCCGGAGTGGCAGTTCCGGGTGGAAAAGCCGGAAGAGCTGTCCAAGCTGCTCCACAGTTACGGGTTCCGCATCGAAGCGCTCAACCGCCGCAACACTTTCCGCTGCCTCGATCCGGAAAACAATCCGTTCATCATCCTCAATCAGACCGACGCCTGA
- a CDS encoding LacI family DNA-binding transcriptional regulator: MTNIPENGKKLKITDIARLAGVSISAVSAALNNRPQISEATRRHILEIVDRYNFVPQRSARALSSKRSFQIGFLVSNKVTLGLANSYFSTLLSGVSEMCKRYDYHLVVTTYDLTDMTHFMRPANIWRRNVDGLIMAGTTDLKAVRELQAGSTPFIIIDGNYPDDILCLKSDAAGTITNILNYLYDQGHRKIRAPYYYQETFDIYQDALHRLKPDSRRETLQVELEYYEANDEFLAGEALAQRWLQSDRRTFTALVANDQICTGFLRAVLRSGRRCPEDISIVASDSATCCYGAVPLTSPDDRLFQTGSLATELLIQLLENQLALPDVRQALQAAFTPDKLIIRDSSGPAPRLG; this comes from the coding sequence ATGACCAACATACCGGAAAATGGCAAGAAATTGAAAATCACCGATATCGCCAGACTGGCCGGTGTATCGATTTCCGCCGTATCCGCCGCGTTGAACAACCGGCCGCAGATCAGCGAAGCGACCCGTCGGCATATCCTCGAAATCGTCGATCGTTACAACTTCGTCCCGCAGCGATCGGCGCGCGCCCTGTCCTCCAAACGCTCATTTCAAATCGGTTTCCTGGTGTCCAACAAAGTGACGCTGGGGCTGGCCAACAGCTATTTCAGCACGCTGCTGTCGGGCGTCAGTGAAATGTGCAAGCGTTACGATTATCACCTGGTCGTCACCACTTACGATCTGACCGACATGACTCATTTCATGCGGCCGGCCAACATCTGGCGGCGCAATGTCGACGGGTTGATCATGGCCGGCACCACCGACCTGAAGGCCGTCCGAGAACTGCAGGCCGGCAGTACGCCGTTCATCATCATCGACGGCAATTATCCGGACGACATCCTCTGCCTCAAATCGGACGCAGCCGGTACCATCACCAACATCCTGAATTATCTGTACGACCAGGGACACCGGAAAATCCGGGCGCCTTATTATTATCAGGAAACGTTCGACATCTATCAGGACGCCCTGCACCGCCTCAAGCCGGACAGCCGGCGGGAAACCCTGCAGGTCGAACTGGAGTACTATGAAGCCAACGATGAATTTCTCGCCGGAGAAGCCCTGGCGCAACGCTGGCTGCAGTCCGACCGGCGGACCTTCACGGCATTGGTCGCCAACGACCAGATCTGCACCGGATTCCTGCGCGCCGTCCTGCGCAGCGGCCGGCGCTGTCCGGAAGACATCAGCATCGTCGCCTCGGACAGCGCCACCTGCTGCTACGGCGCCGTCCCGCTGACTTCACCGGACGACCGGCTCTTCCAGACCGGCAGCCTGGCCACCGAACTGCTCATCCAACTGCTGGAAAACCAGCTTGCGCTGCCAGACGTGCGGCAGGCCCTGCAGGCGGCCTTCACCCCGGACAAGCTGATCATCCGGGATTCCTCGGGACCGGCGCCCCGGCTGGGCTGA
- a CDS encoding FadR/GntR family transcriptional regulator, which produces MVAYRKPVRMSLARQVLEEMERCIRDGVWPLGGKIPPEPELVRSFGVSRNTVREAVQSLIHAGMLEARPGDGTYVLASDRLEVVIKDRLRSAELSKILEARLALEKEIARLAAVNRTEADLRLLEQRLRERNNCDNRDPEADLKFHAAVAAATHNPILAELYEIISQYLQVIMRMWLAANRRNEAEIQVHNELAAAIGARDPERAEQLIHAIIRFDSAVLPAEKGQASV; this is translated from the coding sequence ATGGTGGCATACCGCAAGCCGGTGAGAATGTCGCTGGCGCGTCAGGTGCTCGAAGAGATGGAGCGTTGCATCCGGGACGGCGTGTGGCCGCTGGGCGGCAAAATTCCGCCGGAACCGGAACTGGTGCGGTCGTTCGGAGTCAGCCGCAACACGGTGCGCGAGGCGGTGCAGTCGCTGATCCATGCCGGCATGCTGGAGGCGCGGCCGGGCGACGGCACCTATGTATTGGCCAGCGACCGGCTGGAAGTGGTCATCAAGGACCGGCTGAGGTCGGCGGAGCTGTCGAAAATCCTGGAGGCGCGGCTGGCGCTGGAAAAAGAGATTGCCCGGCTGGCGGCAGTCAACCGGACGGAGGCGGATTTGCGGTTGCTGGAGCAGCGGCTGCGGGAACGCAATAATTGCGACAACCGCGATCCGGAGGCGGATTTGAAATTCCATGCGGCGGTGGCGGCGGCCACCCACAATCCGATTCTGGCCGAGCTGTATGAAATCATCAGCCAATACCTGCAGGTGATCATGCGCATGTGGCTGGCCGCCAACCGGCGGAATGAAGCGGAAATTCAGGTGCACAACGAATTGGCGGCGGCGATCGGCGCCCGGGATCCGGAACGGGCCGAACAGCTCATCCATGCGATCATCCGTTTCGACAGTGCGGTGCTGCCGGCGGAGAAGGGTCAGGCGTCGGTCTGA
- the ilvC gene encoding ketol-acid reductoisomerase encodes MEIIHDSAADLGALNGKTVAIMGFGAQGRAQALCLRDSGVDVIVGVRPGKSFEAAREEGFRVMSVAEAAEKADIIHILLPDENHGQVYEQEIKPHMKPGKALCCSHGFAYVFNQIVPPKEVDVIMVAPKSPGTEVRKRFVEGFGVPGLIAVHQNATGKARDLALAIAKAEGLTRCGVLECTMAQETYEDLFGEQNVICGGVVDLMKYGFETLIEAGYPPEMAYFECIHEAKLIVDLIYEGGIQKMNSVISNTAEWGEYYNGPFILPADVKARMKESLKRIESGQFAKEWLAEAHSGAGNLKAKREALGKHPAEIVGKQIRSLFENK; translated from the coding sequence ATGGAAATTATTCACGACAGTGCCGCCGATCTCGGAGCTTTGAATGGCAAGACGGTGGCGATCATGGGGTTCGGCGCCCAGGGCCGGGCCCAGGCGCTGTGCCTGCGCGATTCCGGCGTCGATGTCATCGTCGGCGTCCGTCCCGGCAAATCTTTCGAGGCGGCCCGGGAAGAGGGCTTCCGGGTGATGAGCGTTGCCGAAGCGGCGGAGAAGGCGGATATCATCCACATTCTGCTGCCGGATGAGAACCACGGTCAGGTTTACGAGCAGGAGATCAAGCCGCACATGAAGCCGGGCAAGGCGTTGTGCTGCTCGCACGGTTTCGCCTACGTTTTCAACCAGATCGTGCCGCCGAAGGAGGTTGACGTGATCATGGTGGCGCCGAAGAGTCCGGGGACGGAAGTGCGCAAGCGGTTCGTCGAAGGGTTCGGGGTGCCCGGTTTGATCGCGGTGCATCAGAACGCCACCGGCAAGGCGCGGGATCTGGCGCTGGCGATCGCCAAGGCGGAGGGATTGACCCGTTGCGGCGTGCTGGAGTGCACGATGGCGCAGGAAACCTACGAGGACTTGTTCGGCGAGCAGAATGTCATCTGCGGCGGTGTCGTCGATTTGATGAAATACGGTTTTGAAACGTTGATTGAGGCGGGCTATCCGCCGGAGATGGCTTATTTTGAATGTATTCACGAGGCCAAATTGATCGTCGATCTGATCTATGAAGGCGGCATTCAGAAGATGAATTCGGTCATTTCCAACACGGCGGAATGGGGCGAATATTACAACGGCCCGTTCATCCTGCCGGCGGACGTCAAGGCGCGGATGAAGGAATCGCTGAAACGCATCGAGTCCGGCCAGTTTGCCAAAGAGTGGCTGGCGGAAGCCCACAGCGGCGCCGGGAATCTCAAGGCGAAACGCGAAGCGCTCGGCAAACACCCGGCCGAAATCGTCGGCAAACAGATCCGCAGCCTGTTCGAAAACAAGTAA